A single window of Blastocatellia bacterium DNA harbors:
- a CDS encoding ABC transporter permease has translation MWSRVREIVRKEFRQVLRNPRARILLFVPPIMQLLIFGYAVNLDVEHGAVGWLDQDQTPASRALCASIDASAYLDIVAVYAQEEDIHVALDHGAVQAVVHVLPGFGRDLERGETATVQILIEGTNSNTASILANYLNQLIAQYSRQVFAQRLSERRIGATMPSAEPVELRVPTLAVKSRVWFNPELRTRNYFVPGVIANIITLITLMLTALGLVREREIGTMEQLMVTPLRPIELMLGKTLPFALVGLIDVVVMTMLALIVFDVPFQGSGWLLLISAIVYLLTSLGIGLFISTISRTQQQAVMSSFFFFLPAFALSGFAFPIRNMPEPVQYVTYLNPVRYFIEIVRGIFLKGVGLDVLWPQLLILLVLGTMILGFSAWRFHKRLD, from the coding sequence ATGTGGTCACGGGTTCGCGAGATCGTTCGCAAAGAATTTCGCCAGGTGTTGCGCAATCCGCGCGCGCGGATTCTCTTATTCGTGCCGCCGATCATGCAATTGCTGATATTTGGCTACGCCGTCAACCTGGATGTCGAACACGGCGCGGTTGGATGGCTCGATCAAGATCAGACGCCGGCGAGCCGCGCGTTGTGTGCATCCATAGATGCGTCGGCGTACCTTGACATCGTGGCGGTTTATGCGCAGGAAGAGGACATTCACGTGGCGCTCGATCATGGCGCTGTGCAAGCCGTCGTGCATGTGCTACCCGGCTTTGGACGTGATCTGGAACGAGGAGAGACGGCGACAGTTCAGATCTTAATTGAAGGGACCAATTCCAATACGGCCTCGATCCTGGCCAACTATCTCAACCAACTGATCGCGCAGTATTCACGGCAGGTGTTTGCTCAGAGGCTATCGGAGCGACGCATCGGCGCGACTATGCCGAGCGCTGAACCGGTTGAGCTGCGTGTGCCGACGCTGGCGGTGAAAAGTCGTGTGTGGTTCAACCCTGAACTGCGCACTCGCAACTATTTTGTGCCCGGCGTGATTGCTAACATCATCACGTTGATTACACTGATGCTGACGGCGCTCGGCCTGGTGCGCGAGCGGGAGATCGGCACGATGGAACAATTGATGGTCACACCGCTTCGTCCCATTGAGTTGATGTTGGGCAAGACATTGCCATTTGCGCTGGTTGGCTTGATTGACGTGGTGGTGATGACGATGCTCGCGCTGATTGTGTTTGACGTACCATTTCAGGGCAGTGGGTGGCTCTTGTTGATCAGCGCCATTGTCTACTTGTTAACTTCGTTGGGCATCGGGTTGTTCATCTCGACGATCTCACGCACGCAGCAGCAAGCGGTGATGTCATCGTTTTTTTTCTTTCTGCCGGCCTTCGCGCTGAGCGGATTTGCGTTTCCCATCCGCAATATGCCCGAACCGGTGCAGTATGTGACCTATCTGAATCCCGTTCGCTATTTCATCGAAATTGTGCGCGGCATTTTTCTGAAGGGTGTAGGCCTGGATGTGCTCTGGCCGCAACTGCTGATCTTGTTGGTGCTGGGCACCATGATTTTGGGGTTCAGCGCATGGCGCTTTCACAAGCGGCTCGATTAG